A genome region from Salvia splendens isolate huo1 chromosome 19, SspV2, whole genome shotgun sequence includes the following:
- the LOC121778472 gene encoding wall-associated receptor kinase-like 8: MWPLQLMFAFLIFSPLISAALNAKAGCPDSCGDLPIRYPFGMGSNCSLNHYFNIDCNTSTDPPKAYLSIIKKQVVEINETYIRLRNPYMISACYDLSTDKQHSMTVNLSGTPYMFSGNVLTAIGCDDMLVQIKGSSVIDGSSAFCADKNGTGGVGNYSRNGCCQQSIRGGGKLMEAQLIDLSGKSLREKLFPCSYAFMKELLDDDDLTFSYPLYYLDNTSALLNDDWKSASMAPVVRLDWTIGTDNCSVAKNFKTYACLDPKSICVDIDSSLGVNGYLCSCVQGYYGNPYLSGGCKRISSSIAKAGCLDQCGEISIPFPFGVGPNCFLDSSFEVVCNTTTNPEKPYLRALETEIVEIDSSKVVVISQNMASTCYNLSAYENGITKPEERKLVIDLLKTQFTLSDENWITAIGCNAMLVGGVIGEGKLTSIGSSCAAICSDSISYYNRMQYEYADCNFGRGSNLGDDGCCRVPIPRGTSYLEANLSDLTGQWPRTSFSCNYAFIEYMDRNKDNNYESSFPLFINSSGTRPDLALLGEYFYFKSSHMSLNWRIGAVYCKEARLNRTDYVCQNNTDCVDFDSGYLCNCSTGYKGNPYLIHGCQDIDECSDNTTNTCVSNSICENEAGSYHCTCLKGYTGDGKNDGTGCTLLPPFNIAKFVVIGLASALGLLLLLLLCFWLHKVFEKKRNKTRKEKFFKHLVLQQQTSEGAFGKTKLFTAKELEKATDHFNESRICGRGGQGIVYKGMLSDGTIVAIKKLKEVDENQVEEFINEVVILSQINHKNVVRLFGCCLATNTPQIVYEFLPNGTLFDFIHHPKIEFPLTWNMRLKIVADVAGALAYLHFASSIPIYHRDIKSTNILLDEKYIVKVSDFGISKLVQVDQTHLTTLVKGTFGYLDPEYYETSQYTEKSDVYSFGVVLLELLTSERPISLERPEVGRNLAAHFLSYMEADNLDAILDTQVSEEGGKEEVIAVARLARRCLNVKGKMRPNMKEVATELESLIISQIPESEEATVSEAKHKMFSDIEYTWTNSDHTS, translated from the exons ATGTGGCCTTTGCAGCTAATGTTTGCCTTCCTAATTTTCTCACCGCTTATCTCCGCCGCTCTAAATGCCAAAGCCGGATGCCCTGACAGTTGCGGGGACTTACCGATTCGATATCCTTTCGGCATGGGATCAAATTGCTCCCTTAACCATTATTTTAACATCGACTGCAATACATCCACAGACCCTCCAAAAGCTTACCTTTCCATTATCAAAAAACAAGTGGTTGAAATAAATGAAACTTACATTCGCCTCAGAAACCCCTACATGATTTCAGCTTGCTATGATTTGTCAACAGACAAGCAACATAGTATGACTGTGAACTTGTCCGGAACTCCTTACATGTTTTCGGGAAACGTGCTCACTGCCATCGGGTGTGATGATATGTTGGTCCAAATCAAAGGAAGTTCCGTAATTGACGGATCCTCGGCGTTTTGCGCGGACAAAAATGGTACGGGCGGCGTCGGGAATTATTCTCGTAATGGTTGTTGCCAGCAATCGATCAGAG GCGGAGGGAAATTGATGGAAGCACAACTGATTGACTTGAGTGGAAAATCACTACGTGAAAAGCTTTTCCCGTGTAGCTACGCCTTTATGAAGGAGTTATTGGATGATGATGACCTCACATTTTCCTATCCATTGTACTATCTGGATAACACAAGTGCATTGCTAAATGATGATTGGAAATCAGCATCTATGGCACCAGTTGTGCGGCTGGACTGGACCATTGGGACTGATAACTGCAGTGTAGCCAAGAATTTCAAAACCTACGCGTGTCTTGATCCAAAGAGTATCTGCGTTGATATCGACAGTAGTTTAGGAGTAAACGGGTACCTGTGTAGTTGCGTCCAAGGCTATTACGGCAATCCTTACCTATCAGGAGGATGCAAAA GAATTTCCAGTTCAATTGCCAAAGCTGGGTGCCTAGATCAATGTGGGGAAATATCGATTCCATTTCCATTTGGAGTTGGCCCGAATTGCTTCTTGGATTCATCTTTTGAAGTTGTTTGCAACACAACTACCAACCCTGAGAAACCATACCTCCGCGCTCTAGAAACTGAAATCGTTGAGATCGACTCATCAAAAGTCGTGGTCATCAGTCAAAACATGGCTTCAACTTGCTATAATTTGTCAGCCTATGAAAATGGAATTACTAAGCCAGAGGAGAGAAAATTGGTAATTGACTTGTTGAAAACACAATTTACATTATCGGATGAAAACTGGATCACGGCCATCGGGTGCAATGCCATGCTTGTTGGGGGGGTTATTGGAGAGGGCAAACTGACTTCTATTGGGAGCAGCTGCGCAGCCATTTGCTCGGACAGTATAAGTTACTATAACAGAATGCAGTATGAATATGCAGACTGCAATTTTGGTAGAGGATCTAATTTGGGAGACGATGGTTGTTGTAGGGTACCAATTCCAAGAG GTACGAGTTACCTTGAAGCAAATTTGAGCGATCTAACCGGACAATGGCCACGCACTAGTTTTTCTTGCAACTACGCCTTCATTGAATACATGGATAGAAACAAAGATAATAATTATGAATCTTCGTTTCCATTGTTCATTaactcatcgggaacgcgaccTGATCTTGCGTTGTTGggtgaatatttttattttaagtcgTCACACATGTCGCTGAATTGGAGGATTGGAGCAGTATATTGTAAAGAAGCACGATTAAATCGGACAGATTATGTGTGTCAGAATAACACCGACTGCGTTGATTTTGATTCAGGATACCTTTGCAATTGCTCCACAGGATACAAAGGCAATCCTTATCTCATTCATGGCTGCCAAG ATATTGATGAATGTTCTGATAATACAACGAACACATGCGTCTCAAATTCAATTTGCGAAAACGAAGCTGGAAGTTATCATTGCACATGTCTAAAAGGGTATACTGGTGATGGGAAGAATGATGGAACAGGTTGCACACTTTTGCCACCTTTCAATATAGCCAAATTTGTTGTAATAG GTCTAGCCTCTGCTTTGGGACTTCTATTGCTTCTTTTGTTATGTTTTTGGTTGCATAAGGTGTTTGAGAAGAAAAGGAACAAAACCCGCAAagaaaaattctttaaacaccTTGTCTTGCAACAACAAACAAGCGAGGGCGCATTTGGGAAAACCAAACTTTTCACTGCAAAAGAATTGGAGAAGGCCACCGATCATTTCAACGAAAGCCGCATCTGTGGACGAGGAGGGCAAGGCATCGTCTACAAAGGTATGTTATCTGATGGTACTATTGTAGCCATCAAGAAACTAAAGGAGGTTGATGAGAATCAAGTGGAAGAGTTCATAAATGAGGTTGTCATACTATCGCAAATCAATCATAAGAATGTGGTCAGATTATTCGGATGTTGTTTGGCGACTAACACTCCTCAAATTGTTTATGAGTTCTTACCAAACGGAACCCTCTTTGATTTTATTCATCACCCCAAAATCGAATTCCCACTAACATGGAACATGCGACTAAAAATAGTTGCAGATGTGGCGGGGGCATTGGCTTATTTACACTTTGCATCTTCCATACCCATTTATCATAGAGATATCAAGTCCACTAATATCCTTTTAGATGAAAAGTATATTGTCAAAGTATCAGATTTTGGAATTTCTAAACTTGTTCAAGTAGATCAGACTCATTTAACCACACTGGTTAAAGGGACATTTGGGTATTTAGATCCAGAGTACTACGAAACAAGTCAATACACGGAAAAGAGTGATGTCTATAGCTTTGGGGTGGTTCTTCTCGAACTTCTAACAAGTGAGCGACCAATATCTTTGGAGAGGCCTGAAGTGGGAAGAAATCTAGCAGCACATTTCCTTTCTTACATGGAAGCAGACAATCTCGATGCCATTTTAGACACTCAAGTTTCCGAGGAAGGTGGTAAGGAGGAGGTTATTGCAGTTGCAAGGCTTGCAAGAAGATGTTTGAATGTTAAGGGGAAAATGAGGCCAAACATGAAGGAAGTGGCCACAGAATTGGAAAGTTTAATTATATCCCAAATTCCTGAGTCTGAAGAAGCAACAGTCTCTGAAGCCAAGCACAAGATGTTTTCAGACATTGAGTACACTTGGACAAACAGTGATCATACTTCATAA